A part of Sinorhizobium chiapasense genomic DNA contains:
- a CDS encoding DUF2333 family protein codes for MFDPIVAFFQRIFTAIGRGIGLAVAWLLWPFVALGNWYRARSWIIKGPIGVVLLGLIVFYGYFVWQTQAWTNFDPDYVDRYKLAERKVPAGSPTSGPGATTTGQSSAGAAANQAAAVDPSGEANTTEALAVAQLPAGTVCQTSAIVDVAADLIDFNVNQNAWISSMLLYKLGFFGLDWDDTPWLDNKASFQRGINQAVRRTAVELVDSLGRVRGTSGVNNDLQSARGNIQFDEETWYFGVNPFGPKTPTPSFYRAAMRDLRKFNVSLGKCEAIFDGRSDNMVEFLDRVANDLGNTSAIIRERSEFHNGGWFDTRADDRFWFAFGQLYGYYGILSAAGADFENVVAQRGLTPIWTETMRQLRAALNIQPLIISNGREDGWIMPTHLATMGFYILRVRSNLVEMRDILAR; via the coding sequence ATGTTCGATCCGATTGTTGCGTTTTTTCAGCGTATTTTCACGGCGATCGGCCGTGGCATCGGGCTGGCGGTGGCCTGGCTTCTCTGGCCCTTCGTCGCACTTGGTAACTGGTACCGGGCAAGAAGTTGGATCATCAAGGGTCCGATCGGTGTCGTCCTGCTCGGGCTGATCGTATTCTACGGCTATTTCGTCTGGCAGACGCAGGCCTGGACCAATTTCGATCCGGACTATGTCGACCGGTACAAGCTCGCCGAGCGCAAGGTGCCGGCAGGGTCGCCGACGAGCGGCCCGGGGGCGACGACGACTGGGCAGTCAAGTGCAGGGGCCGCGGCAAACCAGGCTGCCGCCGTCGATCCATCGGGCGAGGCCAACACAACCGAGGCGCTCGCCGTGGCCCAACTGCCGGCGGGGACGGTTTGCCAGACTTCGGCGATCGTCGATGTCGCGGCCGATCTCATCGATTTCAACGTCAACCAGAATGCCTGGATTTCGTCGATGCTGCTCTACAAGCTCGGCTTTTTCGGGCTCGATTGGGACGATACGCCCTGGCTCGACAACAAGGCGTCGTTCCAGCGCGGGATAAACCAGGCGGTTCGCCGTACCGCGGTCGAACTCGTCGATTCACTCGGCCGCGTCCGGGGCACCTCAGGCGTCAACAATGACCTGCAGAGCGCACGCGGCAACATCCAGTTCGATGAAGAGACCTGGTATTTCGGCGTCAATCCGTTCGGACCCAAGACGCCGACACCGAGTTTCTATCGTGCGGCCATGCGCGATCTCAGGAAATTCAACGTTTCGCTCGGCAAATGCGAGGCGATCTTCGACGGACGGTCCGACAATATGGTAGAGTTCCTCGACCGCGTCGCCAACGACCTCGGCAACACCTCGGCGATCATCCGCGAGCGCTCCGAATTCCACAACGGCGGCTGGTTCGATACGCGCGCCGACGACCGCTTCTGGTTCGCCTTCGGCCAGCTCTACGGTTACTACGGCATTCTTTCGGCGGCCGGTGCCGACTTCGAGAATGTGGTGGCGCAGCGCGGTCTGACGCCGATCTGGACGGAGACGATGCGGCAGCTGCGCGCCGCCTTGAACATCCAGCCGCTCATCATCTCGAACGGCCGCGAGGATGGCTGGATCATGCCGACGCATCTGGCGACGATGGGTTTCTACATCCTTCGCGTGCGGTCGAATCTCGTGGAAATGCGCGATATCCTTGCCCGATGA
- a CDS encoding formate--tetrahydrofolate ligase yields the protein MPEVKSDIEIARAAKKKPIQEIGEKLGIPPEHLLPYGHDKAKVSAEFIAAQRENGNGRLVLVTAINPTPAGEGKTTTTVGLGDGLNRIGKKTIVCIREASLGPCFGSKGGAAGGGYAQVVPMEDINLHFTGDFHAITAAHNLLAALIDNHIYWGNEQAIDIRRIAWRRVMDMNDRALRQIVGSLGGVANGYPRETGFDITVASEVMAILCLAMDIKDLEKRLGNIIIGYRRDKSPVYARDIKADGAMAVLLKDAMQPNLVQTLENNPAFVHGGPFANIAHGCNSVVATATALKLADYVVTEAGFGADLGAEKFFDIKCRKAGLKPDAAVVVATVRAVKMNGGVKKEDLGRENIEALKKGCANLGRHVQNVKKFGVPVLVAINHFTSDTEAEIQAIKDYVRTLGSEAVLCKHWAEGSAGIEELARKVVDLANAGHSQFSPLYPDDMPLFQKIETIAKDIYHASEVIADKLVREQLRTWEDQGYGHLPICMAKTQYSFSTDPNLRGAPIGHTVPIREVRLAAGAGFIVVITGEIMTMPGLPKAPSSERIRLNEEGLIEGLF from the coding sequence ATGCCGGAGGTCAAATCCGATATCGAGATCGCGCGCGCCGCGAAGAAGAAGCCGATCCAGGAGATCGGCGAAAAGCTCGGCATTCCGCCGGAGCATCTGCTGCCTTACGGCCACGACAAGGCCAAGGTCAGCGCTGAATTCATCGCCGCGCAGCGGGAAAACGGAAACGGCCGGCTTGTCCTGGTGACGGCAATCAATCCCACGCCCGCCGGCGAAGGCAAGACGACAACCACCGTTGGGCTCGGCGACGGCCTCAACCGCATCGGCAAGAAGACGATCGTCTGTATCCGGGAAGCATCGCTCGGCCCCTGCTTCGGCAGCAAGGGCGGTGCGGCCGGCGGTGGTTACGCCCAGGTCGTGCCGATGGAGGACATCAATCTTCACTTCACCGGCGACTTCCATGCCATCACGGCGGCGCACAACCTGCTCGCGGCGCTGATCGACAATCATATCTATTGGGGCAACGAGCAGGCGATCGACATTCGCCGCATCGCCTGGCGCCGGGTGATGGACATGAACGACCGGGCGCTTCGCCAGATCGTCGGTTCGCTCGGCGGCGTCGCCAACGGCTACCCGCGCGAGACCGGCTTCGACATCACGGTCGCCTCGGAAGTCATGGCGATCCTCTGCCTTGCGATGGACATCAAGGATCTCGAGAAGCGGCTCGGCAACATCATCATCGGCTACCGGCGCGACAAGAGCCCGGTCTACGCCCGCGACATCAAGGCCGACGGGGCGATGGCGGTTCTGCTCAAGGACGCGATGCAGCCGAACCTGGTGCAGACGCTCGAGAACAACCCGGCCTTCGTCCATGGTGGCCCCTTTGCCAATATCGCCCATGGCTGCAATTCGGTGGTCGCCACGGCAACTGCCCTGAAGCTCGCCGACTATGTCGTTACCGAGGCCGGGTTCGGTGCCGATCTTGGCGCCGAAAAATTCTTCGACATCAAATGCCGCAAGGCCGGCCTGAAGCCGGACGCCGCGGTCGTCGTGGCGACTGTGCGGGCGGTCAAGATGAATGGCGGCGTGAAGAAGGAGGATCTGGGCCGGGAGAACATCGAGGCGCTCAAGAAAGGTTGCGCCAACCTCGGGCGGCACGTGCAGAACGTCAAGAAATTTGGCGTTCCCGTGCTCGTTGCGATCAACCACTTCACCTCCGATACCGAGGCCGAGATCCAGGCGATCAAGGACTATGTGAGGACGCTTGGCTCCGAAGCCGTTCTCTGCAAGCACTGGGCCGAGGGTTCGGCAGGGATCGAGGAACTCGCGCGCAAGGTCGTGGACCTCGCCAATGCGGGCCACTCGCAGTTCTCGCCACTCTACCCGGACGACATGCCGCTCTTCCAGAAGATCGAGACGATCGCCAAGGACATCTATCACGCGAGCGAGGTCATTGCCGACAAGCTGGTGCGCGAACAGCTTCGGACCTGGGAGGACCAGGGTTACGGTCACCTGCCGATCTGCATGGCGAAGACCCAATATTCCTTCTCGACGGACCCGAACCTGCGCGGTGCGCCGATTGGCCACACCGTGCCGATCCGCGAGGTGCGGCTTGCGGCCGGCGCCGGCTTCATCGTCGTCATCACCGGCGAGATCATGACGATGCCGGGCCTGCCGAAAGCGCCGTCCTCGGAAAGAATACGGCTCAATGAGGAAGGGCTGATCGAGGGGCTGTTCTGA
- a CDS encoding AAA family ATPase has translation MTLNTGLTTLHEDDIAKHQATAQSLVTKLIILERDDTSGGTPLAGTGRRFVSTVSTGGQRRTREVELQRTIQSVRGADPLLSPAQHAVLYRTRRGIQVALAVADVFARQTNLEQLQARNATSPLGGEEAGQFKALLSAAAYVAAFTLATYLGATLQGEGEPVDDAAEPDFLFDTPQDALKSMIAALDRGIAGAPDDLALTARTRAFSRVAIEGLIARKTRFTGLQSFENVHIRLDQDDFTLNGFDIAPGQKRKPLVMTFKKPEEIIGNHIAKHQALKLAKMLMAYDFDRQMNPFVELGGFLFTFIGDGMPGTGKTILIQMLAGMLHDYCGVAGYAFHYENFGVDQISPYQGKSGQNCKEFVNNVINPRVIGFGTIDDVDQVAAKRSDDRASAGQHEVTAVLMESLAGASTVVRGNCTFGMFSNYPENVDEALRQRAGARWLVDGPQTEGDYIDIFALLVGNNHKIPLGQHDLYAGQEIKRAVSQSYAAHSRPQEEGLSAVWERYEKEKGKIATLADVGAYLHMIKEAEPRFTGRAIRNITDAIKMRAMDVELPDDWFKDAGAFMHRSYDEKKAMIEDLRGPITIEMVLQEINRYADSEFRYTDKSDDAAVGDIIRRERQREKAVREIETMKREGRWQS, from the coding sequence ATGACGCTGAATACCGGCCTGACGACGCTGCACGAGGACGACATCGCCAAGCATCAGGCGACAGCCCAGAGCCTTGTTACCAAGCTGATCATCCTTGAACGGGATGATACATCCGGGGGGACGCCGCTTGCCGGCACGGGCCGTCGTTTTGTCTCGACCGTTTCGACCGGCGGCCAGCGCCGCACCCGCGAGGTCGAGCTTCAGCGCACGATCCAGTCGGTGCGTGGCGCCGATCCGCTCTTGTCGCCGGCCCAGCATGCCGTCCTTTACCGGACGCGCCGCGGCATTCAGGTGGCGCTTGCCGTCGCCGATGTCTTTGCGCGGCAGACGAATCTCGAGCAGTTGCAGGCGCGCAATGCCACGTCCCCGCTCGGCGGCGAGGAGGCGGGCCAATTCAAGGCACTGCTTTCGGCAGCCGCCTATGTTGCGGCCTTTACGCTCGCGACCTATCTGGGCGCGACCTTGCAGGGCGAAGGGGAGCCGGTCGATGATGCGGCAGAGCCCGACTTTCTCTTCGATACTCCCCAGGATGCGCTGAAGAGCATGATTGCGGCGCTCGATCGCGGCATTGCCGGTGCGCCCGACGATCTTGCCCTGACGGCCCGCACGCGCGCCTTTTCACGGGTCGCGATCGAAGGACTGATCGCCCGCAAGACGCGGTTCACCGGCCTTCAGAGCTTCGAAAACGTCCATATCCGGCTCGACCAGGACGACTTCACTCTGAATGGTTTCGACATTGCGCCGGGACAGAAGCGCAAGCCGCTGGTGATGACCTTCAAGAAGCCGGAGGAAATCATCGGCAACCACATTGCGAAGCACCAGGCGCTGAAGCTCGCCAAGATGCTGATGGCCTATGACTTCGACCGACAGATGAATCCGTTCGTGGAACTCGGCGGTTTCCTCTTCACCTTCATCGGCGACGGCATGCCGGGCACCGGCAAGACCATTCTCATCCAGATGCTGGCCGGGATGCTCCACGATTACTGCGGCGTCGCCGGCTACGCTTTCCATTACGAGAATTTCGGCGTCGACCAGATTTCCCCCTACCAGGGAAAATCCGGTCAGAACTGCAAGGAGTTCGTCAACAACGTCATCAATCCTCGGGTGATCGGCTTCGGCACGATCGACGATGTCGATCAGGTGGCGGCCAAGCGCTCCGATGACCGCGCCTCGGCCGGCCAGCATGAGGTGACAGCGGTGCTGATGGAAAGTCTCGCCGGCGCGTCCACGGTGGTGCGCGGCAATTGCACCTTCGGAATGTTCTCGAATTATCCGGAGAACGTCGATGAAGCGTTGCGCCAGCGGGCGGGCGCGCGCTGGCTCGTCGACGGGCCGCAGACGGAAGGCGACTATATCGACATCTTCGCGCTGCTCGTCGGCAACAACCACAAGATCCCGCTTGGTCAGCACGATCTCTATGCCGGCCAGGAGATCAAGCGCGCGGTCTCGCAGTCCTATGCGGCCCATTCACGGCCGCAGGAGGAGGGGCTTTCCGCCGTTTGGGAGCGCTACGAGAAGGAGAAGGGCAAGATCGCCACGCTCGCCGATGTCGGCGCTTATCTGCACATGATCAAGGAAGCCGAGCCACGCTTCACCGGCCGGGCGATCAGGAACATCACGGACGCGATCAAGATGCGGGCGATGGACGTCGAGCTGCCCGACGACTGGTTCAAGGATGCCGGCGCATTCATGCACAGGTCTTACGACGAGAAGAAGGCGATGATCGAGGATTTGCGCGGGCCGATCACGATCGAGATGGTGCTGCAGGAAATCAACCGCTACGCCGACAGCGAGTTCCGCTACACCGACAAGTCGGACGACGCTGCCGTTGGCGACATCATTCGCCGCGAACGCCAGCGTGAAAAGGCGGTCCGCGAAATCGAGACGATGAAACGCGAGGGCCGGTGGCAGAGTTGA
- a CDS encoding endonuclease domain-containing protein, with amino-acid sequence MRGANERQTERARRLRQSDNDAEAILWSELRDRRLNGFKFVRQFPVGRYFADFACGDERLIVEVHGSQHAISGRDSLRDKYMVTNGWNVVRFWNTHVFCNRASVLETIIAILEKRLAAEVRTADLTFIAAGGRHG; translated from the coding sequence ATGAGAGGAGCGAACGAACGTCAAACAGAGCGCGCCAGGCGTCTTCGGCAGTCGGACAACGATGCCGAGGCGATCCTGTGGTCGGAGTTGAGGGACCGGCGGCTCAACGGCTTCAAGTTCGTTCGCCAGTTTCCGGTTGGCCGCTATTTCGCGGATTTCGCGTGCGGCGATGAGCGGCTGATCGTTGAAGTGCACGGCAGCCAGCATGCGATCAGCGGTCGCGATTCTTTGCGCGACAAATACATGGTTACGAACGGTTGGAATGTGGTCCGCTTTTGGAATACGCACGTATTCTGTAATCGCGCTTCCGTTTTGGAGACGATCATCGCCATTCTGGAGAAGCGCTTGGCGGCTGAGGTGAGGACAGCGGATTTGACGTTCATTGCGGCGGGTGGAAGACATGGTTGA
- a CDS encoding DUF6638 family protein, which produces MKRLLEAELIYGRLLDISEPHLVARYNKALGGFGLKPTALDRFSIDMTGFSPEVADELGDQDYLDPNRVNRRFIILTPAQADLPVVHTSFSNTAALMHEFFNANSRAINAVTIKDALYGEIEDSVSVVEDIDDLLSINEVRFRVLSAEDMLGKATELRELVDRLKKVPTAWADDAMLSRMVELAKVTGDIRQNALVPNELVFRHEAFWANHFGGVYVFLDQKTTTVICDPSVPGFRRSRPWQVSYIAINDHARIYEFLTRTNRLQLPQASWVQESGLFQHRADMIIRGLINDADPIADLMNADRIWLQTWIHRNAALVSRDGTYPFLQEMARTIAATGTITMAEVPPDYRFLLVRAAPMHPDQWLVNRLISELVPRDFVSRFVFDKQGFYRAYEHFSEKFREYVVATLTSTYLKDKAAFRHKLYGLKEE; this is translated from the coding sequence ATGAAACGCCTCCTCGAAGCCGAACTGATCTATGGTCGGCTGCTCGACATATCCGAACCGCACCTCGTCGCGCGCTACAACAAGGCGCTGGGGGGATTCGGTCTGAAACCGACGGCGCTCGATCGCTTCAGCATCGACATGACCGGCTTCTCGCCGGAGGTCGCGGACGAGCTTGGGGATCAGGATTATCTCGACCCGAACCGCGTCAATCGGCGGTTCATCATCCTGACGCCGGCTCAGGCGGACCTCCCTGTCGTCCACACGAGTTTCTCGAACACTGCGGCGCTGATGCATGAATTCTTCAACGCCAACAGCCGCGCGATCAACGCGGTGACGATCAAGGACGCACTCTACGGCGAGATCGAGGACTCGGTTTCGGTGGTCGAGGACATCGACGACCTTCTGTCGATCAACGAGGTCCGTTTCCGGGTGCTTTCGGCGGAAGACATGCTCGGCAAGGCAACCGAGCTCAGGGAACTGGTGGACCGGTTGAAAAAGGTACCGACCGCCTGGGCCGACGACGCCATGCTGAGCCGCATGGTGGAGCTGGCAAAAGTAACCGGCGACATCCGGCAGAACGCGCTGGTGCCAAACGAACTCGTTTTCCGCCACGAGGCCTTCTGGGCCAATCACTTCGGCGGCGTCTATGTTTTCCTCGACCAGAAGACGACGACGGTTATCTGCGATCCCTCTGTGCCCGGTTTCAGGCGATCGCGGCCATGGCAGGTGAGCTACATCGCCATCAACGATCACGCCCGCATCTACGAGTTTCTCACCCGGACCAACCGGCTGCAACTGCCGCAGGCCTCCTGGGTGCAGGAATCCGGGCTGTTCCAGCACCGGGCGGACATGATCATTCGCGGGCTGATCAACGATGCCGATCCAATAGCCGATCTCATGAATGCCGACCGGATCTGGCTCCAGACCTGGATCCACCGCAACGCGGCGCTTGTGTCGCGCGACGGAACCTACCCCTTCCTTCAGGAAATGGCCCGGACGATAGCGGCAACGGGTACGATCACCATGGCAGAGGTCCCGCCGGACTATCGCTTCCTGCTCGTGCGCGCCGCACCGATGCATCCCGATCAATGGCTGGTGAACCGCCTGATCTCTGAGCTCGTCCCCCGCGATTTCGTCTCCCGCTTCGTGTTCGACAAGCAGGGATTCTATCGCGCTTACGAGCACTTCAGCGAAAAGTTCCGGGAATACGTTGTCGCGACATTGACCAGTACGTATCTCAAGGACAAGGCCGCTTTCCGCCACAAGCTCTACGGTCTCAAAGAGGAATAG